Sequence from the Thermocoleostomius sinensis A174 genome:
GGAACACCCGGATCTGGGTTTGGCGCTGCTGGAGAAGGCTATTTCCGCATTTCAGCCTTCAACAGTCGCGACAATGTGGAAGCAGCGATGCAACGGATCACAGACAAATTTAAGGCATAAGGTCCAATAGAGGGGGAGGGTTCCTCCATCCTCCCTCTTTTTCGCGGCAACGCAATTCAGCTTGCTTCGATTGTCTCCATCATCCCTTAAGATCCTACTGAGGGAATTTTGAGGAAAAGTTTGAACATGCTGAAGCGGATTGCAGCCATACTGCTAATAATTGTGAGTTTGAGTTTACAGAGTTGCGCTTCGGTAACATCTGGATTGGTTAGCTACGTAGACAGCTACGATGGCTATGAGTTTCTTTATCCCAATAGCTGGGTTCCAGTCAAGCTCTCGGAGGGTCCAGATGTTGTGCTACACGATTTGATTGAAGAAACAGAAAACGTCAGTGTTATCATCAACCCAGTTCCTGATAATAAGACCTTGGCTGATCTTGGTACACCAAGCGAAGTCGGCTATCGGC
This genomic interval carries:
- the psbP gene encoding photosystem II reaction center PsbP, which gives rise to MLKRIAAILLIIVSLSLQSCASVTSGLVSYVDSYDGYEFLYPNSWVPVKLSEGPDVVLHDLIEETENVSVIINPVPDNKTLADLGTPSEVGYRLSKNAIAPPDSGRQAELVNADSHELNGVTYYLLEYVVKLPTNQIRHNLASVAVRRGQLFTLNVSTTDRRWDKTKDILYKVADSFSVY